One stretch of Streptomyces peucetius DNA includes these proteins:
- a CDS encoding S8 family peptidase: MSRNRRITLAASLLGAAALFSTSAGLAHATTNDPLRGEQWGLDQVHAEQAWGTSTGRGAVVAVVDTGVDLTHPDLKANLVPGATFTGCGNAGGPCGNGDFRGPDGQNNGDEHGTHVAGIVAAVANNGTGVAGVAPNARIMPVKVLEDGSGTFEDIAAGIRWSVDHGADVINMSLGGLAGTQVITITGLESSVTEAIAYANAKGTSVIAAAGNSATPACNTPAWEPGAICVASTDRNELKSWFSELPNKPDLKAVAAPGGAGLVSCEDDIVSTVPVGTGSASCGQKDYDYYAGTSMATPHVAGVAALLFAQGRTLANVEDALLGTARQPGTGLTGLYSPAYGWGIVDAAAAVKSAGATTGKGRKEH, encoded by the coding sequence ATGTCCCGCAACCGCAGAATCACTCTGGCCGCGTCGCTTCTCGGCGCCGCCGCCCTGTTCAGCACGTCGGCCGGCCTCGCGCATGCCACCACCAACGACCCGCTGAGGGGCGAGCAGTGGGGCCTTGACCAGGTCCACGCCGAACAGGCGTGGGGCACCAGCACCGGCAGGGGTGCCGTCGTCGCCGTCGTCGACACCGGGGTGGACCTGACCCACCCCGACCTCAAGGCCAACCTGGTGCCCGGAGCCACGTTCACCGGCTGCGGCAACGCGGGTGGGCCGTGCGGGAACGGCGACTTCCGCGGCCCCGACGGGCAGAACAACGGCGACGAGCACGGCACCCACGTCGCCGGCATCGTGGCCGCCGTCGCGAACAACGGCACCGGTGTCGCCGGAGTCGCGCCGAACGCCAGGATCATGCCGGTCAAGGTGCTCGAGGACGGCAGCGGCACCTTCGAGGACATAGCCGCCGGCATACGGTGGTCGGTGGACCACGGCGCCGACGTGATCAACATGAGCCTCGGCGGTCTCGCGGGAACCCAGGTCATCACCATCACCGGCCTGGAGTCGTCGGTGACCGAAGCGATCGCGTACGCCAATGCGAAGGGCACGTCGGTCATCGCCGCCGCCGGCAACTCCGCCACCCCGGCCTGCAACACCCCGGCGTGGGAGCCCGGCGCGATCTGCGTCGCCTCGACCGACCGCAACGAGCTGAAGAGCTGGTTCTCCGAACTCCCGAACAAGCCCGACCTCAAGGCCGTCGCGGCTCCCGGCGGCGCGGGACTCGTCTCCTGCGAGGACGACATCGTGTCCACCGTGCCGGTCGGCACCGGATCCGCGTCCTGCGGCCAGAAGGACTACGACTACTACGCCGGCACGTCCATGGCCACGCCCCACGTGGCGGGCGTCGCCGCCCTGCTCTTCGCCCAGGGCCGGACTCTGGCCAACGTCGAGGACGCACTGCTCGGCACGGCCCGCCAGCCGGGCACCGGCCTGACGGGTCTCTACTCCCCGGCCTACGGCTGGGGCATCGTGGACGCCGCGGCCGCGGTGAAGTCCGCGGGCGCGACCACGGGCAAGGGCCGCAAGGAGCACTGA
- a CDS encoding aldehyde dehydrogenase family protein: protein MTSTHAFWLAGRQATGETAFDVTSPWDGRLVGRVSVPTEAQVEEAVAAAYAVRDEFAATPAHVRAAALDHVSKRLLERTEELAQLISAENGKPVKWARGEVGRAVSVFRFAAEEARRFNGGEAQRLDTDAGGQGRLALTRRFPKGVVLGIAPFNFPLNLCAHKIAPAIAVGAPIILKPAPATPLSGLILGELLAETELPAGSWSVLTVPNEQMPALVKDERLPVISFTGSDKVGYAIMDSVPRKHCTLELGGNGAAVVLADFASEQDLDWAATRIATFSNYQGGQSCISVQRVIADASVYDRLLPKIVAAVEAQVTGDPSDAATDVGPLVSEDAAKRVESWVDEAVQGGAKLLAGGKRDGAAYAPTVLTDVPADATLACEEVFGPVLTVTRVDGEDEAFAAVNDSKYGLQAGVFTHDVQTAFRAHRALEVGGVIIGDVPSYRADQMPYGGAKQSGVGREGVAFAMDDYTYERVLVLTGLAL from the coding sequence ATGACTTCCACCCACGCCTTCTGGCTCGCCGGCCGCCAGGCCACCGGCGAGACCGCCTTCGACGTCACCTCCCCGTGGGACGGCCGCCTCGTCGGCCGGGTCTCCGTACCGACCGAGGCCCAGGTGGAGGAGGCCGTCGCCGCCGCGTACGCCGTGCGCGACGAGTTCGCCGCGACGCCCGCCCACGTCCGCGCCGCCGCGCTCGACCACGTGTCGAAGCGGCTGCTCGAGCGCACCGAAGAGCTCGCCCAGCTGATCTCCGCCGAGAACGGCAAGCCGGTCAAGTGGGCACGCGGCGAGGTCGGCCGCGCCGTCTCCGTCTTCCGGTTCGCCGCCGAGGAGGCACGCCGCTTCAACGGCGGCGAGGCACAGCGGCTCGACACCGACGCCGGCGGCCAGGGGCGGCTCGCGCTGACCCGCCGCTTCCCCAAGGGCGTCGTGCTCGGCATCGCGCCGTTCAACTTCCCGCTCAACCTCTGCGCCCACAAGATCGCCCCGGCCATCGCCGTCGGCGCGCCGATCATCCTCAAGCCGGCCCCGGCGACCCCGCTGTCCGGCCTGATCCTCGGCGAGCTGCTCGCCGAGACCGAGCTGCCCGCCGGTTCCTGGTCCGTGCTGACGGTCCCGAACGAGCAGATGCCCGCCCTCGTCAAGGACGAGCGCCTGCCGGTCATCTCCTTCACCGGCTCGGACAAGGTCGGCTACGCGATCATGGACTCGGTGCCGCGCAAGCACTGCACCCTGGAGCTCGGCGGCAACGGCGCGGCCGTCGTCCTCGCCGACTTCGCGTCCGAGCAGGACCTGGACTGGGCGGCGACCCGTATCGCCACCTTCTCCAACTACCAGGGCGGCCAGTCCTGCATTTCCGTGCAGCGCGTGATCGCCGACGCGTCCGTGTACGACCGGCTCCTGCCGAAGATCGTCGCTGCCGTCGAGGCCCAGGTCACTGGCGACCCGTCCGACGCCGCCACCGACGTCGGCCCGCTGGTCAGCGAGGATGCCGCCAAGCGCGTGGAGTCCTGGGTGGACGAGGCCGTCCAGGGCGGCGCGAAGCTGCTCGCCGGCGGCAAGCGCGACGGCGCCGCCTACGCGCCCACCGTGCTGACCGACGTCCCCGCCGACGCCACCCTCGCCTGCGAGGAGGTCTTCGGACCGGTCCTGACCGTGACCCGGGTCGACGGCGAGGACGAGGCCTTCGCGGCGGTCAACGACTCCAAGTACGGCCTCCAGGCGGGCGTGTTCACGCACGACGTCCAGACCGCCTTCCGCGCCCACCGTGCTCTCGAGGTCGGCGGCGTGATCATCGGCGACGTCCCGTCCTACCGCGCCGACCAGATGCCCTACGGCGGCGCCAAGCAGTCCGGCGTCGGACGCGAGGGTGTCGCGTTCGCGATGGACGACTACACGTACGAGCGGGTGCTGGTCCTCACCGGCCTGGCGCTCTAA
- a CDS encoding helix-turn-helix domain-containing protein has protein sequence MNDNASRARPLLPGPSPASFAENVSTAVQEQVRNAELAALRGRADLGLETLRSALAEVPRLADDDRIALAEMASMLTRWGAPGPAPWALLEELAAACHTSRARGAVFLAQARAARGKAMADYGTRALFEFTAAGDIGGQALALSRMSFPADAGLSPSYRRELARRALSLAQQSGEPWIIAVVAGMLAAGETYQGRKRAPHRWRRAASLLPADLDAVTGEIASLNYLNWALTCAYAGDYPTALEALGRGRVVGRGPWVNKFAAVEALVRHRTGHLDIAREQAAVAMTGAAPGIRELGSAVAAAVTFETARRLPHDTLEAVVEVAYATSPPCGASAAATLAYIRHARREPRPARGLPQILRKAREAEHHFGWEDALLALTEIAPGAARDEAAAMSRFWSPYPRAAAIRSVVEGHLAGKRGWAALIAGADALADMGEPITAGRAYHAAARVARSTPERARARDRAAELLTAAGADRSLATLARDRSLHRGLLHVPENQRHQVNAGLTPRERDVAVLAAQGFTAVEIADRLGITVGTARNYVMNVRRKFGSVPKRRLGLVLGMVGEPD, from the coding sequence ATGAACGACAACGCGTCCAGGGCGCGCCCGCTCCTTCCGGGCCCTTCCCCTGCGTCCTTCGCCGAGAACGTATCGACAGCCGTTCAGGAACAGGTCCGCAACGCCGAGTTGGCCGCGCTGCGCGGCCGGGCCGACCTCGGTCTCGAAACGCTGCGGAGCGCCCTGGCGGAAGTACCGCGGCTCGCCGACGACGACCGGATCGCCCTCGCCGAGATGGCCTCCATGCTCACCCGGTGGGGAGCCCCCGGCCCCGCCCCCTGGGCGCTCCTCGAGGAGTTGGCCGCCGCGTGCCACACCTCCCGCGCACGCGGTGCGGTGTTTCTCGCACAGGCACGGGCCGCCCGGGGGAAAGCGATGGCCGACTACGGCACCCGGGCCCTCTTCGAGTTCACCGCGGCAGGAGACATAGGGGGACAGGCGCTCGCCCTGAGCCGCATGTCCTTCCCCGCCGACGCCGGCCTCAGCCCCTCCTACCGCCGCGAGCTCGCCCGCCGGGCGCTGTCCCTGGCCCAGCAGTCCGGCGAGCCGTGGATCATCGCCGTCGTCGCCGGCATGCTCGCCGCCGGCGAGACCTACCAGGGACGCAAGCGCGCACCCCATCGCTGGCGTCGGGCCGCCTCGCTGCTGCCGGCCGACCTGGACGCGGTCACCGGCGAGATAGCCTCGCTCAACTACCTGAACTGGGCGCTGACCTGCGCGTACGCCGGGGACTACCCAACTGCTCTGGAGGCCCTCGGTCGGGGGCGGGTGGTGGGCCGAGGGCCCTGGGTGAACAAGTTCGCCGCGGTCGAGGCGCTCGTGCGTCACCGTACGGGACACCTCGACATCGCGAGAGAGCAGGCCGCGGTCGCGATGACGGGCGCCGCGCCGGGTATCCGTGAACTCGGCAGCGCTGTCGCCGCCGCGGTGACGTTCGAGACGGCGCGCCGCCTCCCGCACGACACCCTCGAGGCGGTCGTCGAGGTGGCGTATGCGACCTCGCCTCCGTGCGGCGCGAGTGCGGCGGCGACCCTTGCGTACATACGCCATGCCCGCCGCGAGCCGCGCCCGGCGCGCGGGCTGCCGCAAATCCTGCGGAAGGCTCGCGAGGCCGAGCACCACTTCGGCTGGGAGGACGCCCTGCTCGCGCTGACCGAGATCGCACCCGGCGCGGCGCGGGACGAGGCCGCCGCCATGTCCCGGTTCTGGTCGCCCTATCCTCGCGCCGCGGCGATCCGTTCGGTCGTCGAGGGGCACCTCGCCGGCAAGCGCGGCTGGGCTGCTCTGATCGCGGGCGCGGACGCTCTCGCCGACATGGGCGAGCCCATCACCGCCGGCCGCGCCTACCACGCCGCCGCCCGGGTCGCCCGCTCCACGCCCGAACGGGCCCGCGCCCGCGACCGCGCCGCCGAGCTTCTGACCGCGGCGGGAGCCGACAGATCACTGGCCACGCTCGCCCGCGACCGGTCCTTGCACCGAGGCCTGCTCCACGTCCCGGAAAACCAACGCCACCAGGTGAACGCCGGGCTCACTCCCCGCGAGCGCGACGTCGCGGTGCTCGCGGCCCAGGGGTTCACCGCGGTGGAGATCGCCGACCGTCTGGGCATCACGGTCGGCACCGCGCGCAACTACGTGATGAACGTGCGCCGGAAGTTCGGCTCGGTACCAAAGCGACGCCTGGGGCTGGTGCTCGGCATGGTCGGGGAGCCCGACTGA
- a CDS encoding PP2C family protein-serine/threonine phosphatase, whose translation MMCRFGPAPQPSGEGQPHVDADVTALLEDSTEELYESAPCGYLSTLMDGSIVKINKTLLDWLGLSREEVVGRKYFSDLLTVGGKLYHETHYAPLLRMQGHVGGIALDMKVADASPLPVLITSTVKRGAEDRPLLIRTTVFDATGRRSYETELLRARRAAEEARRQAENDRERLREALAVLQQSLLPSTLPAVPGIESAAYYHTASSIELGGDFYDLFPLGDERFAFFLGDVCGKGPQAAAVTSLVRYTLRTAALHDSDPEAVLSTLNAALLERYTSEDPRYCTAVLGILELGGETVTVRLASGGHPPTLILRADGRAEYLPTPGGVLIGAFPEASFTIIGTALHPGDTLLLYADGLTEARTGEKDDLYGYDALQTFATDLAPARPRSVIDAFVGLLADFGDGLDDDTALLALGRPRPSDTA comes from the coding sequence ATGATGTGCCGCTTCGGCCCCGCTCCTCAACCCAGCGGCGAGGGGCAGCCCCACGTCGACGCAGATGTCACTGCGCTGCTGGAGGACAGCACGGAGGAACTCTACGAGTCCGCTCCCTGCGGCTACCTGTCCACCCTCATGGACGGGTCCATAGTCAAGATCAACAAGACGCTGCTGGACTGGCTCGGCCTTTCACGGGAGGAGGTCGTCGGCCGCAAGTACTTCAGCGACCTGCTGACCGTAGGAGGCAAGCTCTACCACGAGACTCACTATGCACCGCTGCTGCGCATGCAGGGGCACGTCGGCGGCATCGCGCTGGACATGAAGGTCGCGGACGCGTCACCGCTTCCGGTACTGATCACCTCGACCGTGAAGAGAGGTGCGGAAGACCGCCCCCTGCTGATCCGCACGACCGTCTTCGATGCCACCGGCCGGCGCTCCTACGAGACCGAGCTGCTTCGCGCCCGTCGCGCGGCCGAGGAGGCCCGCCGCCAGGCGGAGAATGACCGTGAGCGACTGCGCGAGGCCCTGGCGGTATTGCAGCAGAGCCTGCTCCCGTCCACCCTGCCGGCCGTGCCCGGCATTGAGAGCGCCGCCTACTACCACACGGCCTCCTCGATAGAGCTGGGTGGTGACTTCTACGACCTGTTCCCCCTCGGTGACGAGCGCTTCGCCTTCTTCCTCGGCGACGTCTGCGGAAAGGGCCCGCAGGCCGCGGCCGTGACCTCCCTCGTGCGCTACACCCTGCGCACAGCGGCGCTGCACGATTCCGATCCCGAAGCCGTCCTGTCCACCCTCAATGCCGCGCTGCTCGAGCGGTACACCAGCGAGGACCCGCGCTACTGCACCGCCGTCTTGGGCATCCTGGAACTTGGAGGGGAGACCGTCACCGTCCGCCTGGCCTCCGGCGGCCATCCGCCGACTCTGATCCTGCGGGCGGACGGCCGGGCCGAGTACCTGCCGACGCCTGGCGGAGTGCTGATCGGGGCCTTCCCCGAAGCGTCCTTCACCATCATCGGCACCGCTCTCCATCCCGGCGACACCCTGCTGCTCTACGCCGACGGCCTGACCGAGGCGCGCACGGGAGAGAAGGACGACCTCTATGGCTACGACGCGCTGCAGACGTTCGCCACCGACCTCGCCCCGGCACGCCCACGCTCCGTGATCGATGCCTTCGTCGGCCTGCTCGCCGACTTCGGCGACGGGCTCGACGACGACACCGCCCTCCTCGCCCTGGGCCGTCCGCGTCCCTCTGACACCGCCTGA
- a CDS encoding EamA family transporter, with product MTSPAAESAPENRASAPALSAPAIPARHRISGAVWAALAIVYVVWGSTYLGIRIVVETMPPFVSAAIRFVVAGLLLGALVAWRRGPSALKVTKKQLASAAVVGLLLLLGGNGLVVLAETSIPSGLAALLIAVVPAWVVVLRRVSGERPGAGAYAGVVLGLAGLAVLTLPGLSGDVRIAGVLTVIVATVMWSVGSFSSSRIPMPSDPFAASAYEMVAGGIGCALVALGRGEFHGFAPGDVSTRSWVALAYLVVFGSLLAFTAYAWLLHNAPLSLVATYAYVNPVVAVLLGALVLDERLTWPIAVGGTVVVAGVCLIVSTERRR from the coding sequence ATGACAAGCCCCGCCGCCGAATCGGCACCCGAGAACCGCGCCTCCGCGCCCGCTCTTTCGGCCCCCGCGATCCCCGCCCGCCACCGGATCTCCGGTGCCGTCTGGGCGGCGCTCGCCATCGTCTACGTCGTCTGGGGCTCCACCTATCTCGGCATCCGCATCGTCGTCGAGACGATGCCGCCGTTCGTCTCGGCGGCGATCCGGTTCGTCGTCGCCGGTCTGCTCCTCGGTGCCCTGGTCGCCTGGCGGCGCGGCCCCTCGGCACTCAAGGTCACGAAGAAGCAGCTCGCGTCCGCGGCCGTCGTCGGCCTGCTGCTGCTCCTGGGTGGCAACGGCCTGGTCGTCCTCGCGGAGACGTCCATCCCGTCCGGGCTCGCCGCGCTGCTGATCGCCGTGGTCCCCGCGTGGGTCGTCGTCCTGCGCCGGGTGTCCGGCGAACGACCCGGCGCAGGCGCCTACGCGGGCGTCGTCCTCGGTCTCGCCGGGCTCGCCGTGCTGACCCTGCCGGGCCTCAGCGGCGACGTGCGCATCGCGGGAGTACTCACCGTGATCGTGGCCACCGTGATGTGGTCGGTGGGCTCGTTCTCGTCCTCCCGCATCCCGATGCCGTCCGACCCGTTCGCGGCCAGCGCCTACGAGATGGTGGCCGGCGGCATCGGCTGCGCCCTCGTCGCGCTCGGCCGGGGCGAGTTCCACGGCTTCGCTCCCGGTGACGTCTCGACCCGCTCCTGGGTCGCGCTCGCCTACCTCGTCGTCTTCGGTTCGCTGCTCGCGTTCACCGCGTACGCCTGGCTGCTGCACAACGCGCCGCTCTCGCTCGTCGCCACGTACGCGTACGTCAATCCGGTGGTCGCCGTGCTGCTCGGCGCACTGGTGCTCGACGAGCGGCTGACCTGGCCGATCGCGGTGGGCGGCACCGTCGTCGTGGCAGGCGTCTGCCTGATCGTCTCCACCGAGCGCCGCCGCTGA
- a CDS encoding SMI1/KNR4 family protein gives MTDEFERRHGFPPGPNEVRPASRDARTAARTLAQAGLIQADLVTFYDSIGDVTWADVGNGYFLDPASDVLLRLQEHGAVDADADQMVAIGSNGGGLSYVAGPDGSVHRTRTASLDEPELDKVADDLRQFLELLEGSLTRFIADGEPGSL, from the coding sequence ATGACAGACGAGTTCGAGCGTCGGCACGGCTTTCCCCCCGGTCCTAACGAGGTCCGGCCGGCCAGCCGCGATGCTCGAACCGCGGCTCGCACGCTTGCCCAAGCGGGCCTTATCCAGGCCGACCTGGTCACTTTCTACGACAGCATCGGTGACGTGACCTGGGCGGACGTCGGCAACGGATACTTCCTCGACCCGGCAAGCGACGTCCTTCTGCGACTCCAGGAGCACGGCGCTGTCGATGCCGACGCGGACCAGATGGTCGCCATCGGCTCGAACGGAGGTGGCCTCTCCTACGTTGCAGGTCCTGATGGGTCGGTTCATCGGACGCGGACGGCATCACTGGACGAACCAGAGCTCGACAAGGTAGCCGACGACCTGCGGCAATTTCTGGAACTGCTGGAGGGATCCCTGACGCGGTTCATCGCCGACGGCGAGCCGGGATCTCTGTAG
- a CDS encoding M36 family metallopeptidase: MNASRKLVVFALTAALMATPTVARSVTDDPSGGPASAVAGDVPQDSTDVRRGLPTLPPTEEQLAAVAALLRSAPGGVSPKVTWNTTYGTPRTVRAPGGHLTAPQAGEPLAIAREWLQVHRAAFGLSAADIEALAVRRDHELPGIGARVVSFTQMFDGVEAVHGGVMTVTVAEDGRVLSYAGDPVRSGGLLAGFDKSPADALAAAVSSLSPSSDFVPLPTGGTQAGYQVFAAGPFAQVQRVRKVAFPTAGGARPAYSVLFVKSLDEAWGVVVDAATGKTLARHSLVHHEGSLEPEGTVYENFPGAPQGGGPVIKSFGPNASSPSGWVDPSGAAGLPGPTTLGNNANTFAQYTAPLAPTDEHNRPLSPTAQFNYAYAANWARTMGQTLPPSYVLDRDPAVTNLFYHHNRIHDEYYQFGFTETAGNFQVNNFGKGGQGGDPISGLAHSGAATGGAPTYLGRDNANMLTLPDGIPSFSSMYLWEPINDAFEGPYADGNFDQTVIQHEYSHGLSNRYVGGGGLGSLGGEQSGAMGEGWGDWYAINHLGREGLYDKAVVGEYAVGNAERGIRNWAYDKNPLTYGDYGYDITGPEVHADGEIWTAMLWDLRSALVDRYGTKAGSDIAEHLVTDAMPLSPPSPSFLDMRDAILDADTLRFHGDNTDTIWTAFARRGAGRSAATAGPDDTDPKPGFDHAAPSRNGMLAVKLVNASTGEPVEDARVIIGEFEARVTPLGTSGSNGVVSAPMVDGAYTMTVQARGFGIQKFRGLSVQSGKTTARTLKLAPNLASKHNGATVVKTSSQDDGLPASLLIDDTEATAWKTKDAGKPYNAGAHQVAEVKLAEEAQVSRIAVSTLKPTTAGRFNVTKDFTVQTSTDGVLWKTVKAGTFAAQAPRPAAPDMQIQTLKLDTPVTASHVRVFVDSIQGETKTYAVLSELQVFGNASGVEPLPFTPDEPVSESGTIQAGEPQGLWYLPGTEPYRPGVTVASWQAACGTPPAAQGADAWITKLPTGWGDGLHVASYAEPESQLGEMQMFFYDSACKPIAGDFATPGQKVVISPGAAYVGLLYLYGADYQFTLTARQAG, encoded by the coding sequence ATGAATGCATCCCGCAAGTTGGTCGTGTTCGCGCTCACCGCTGCGCTGATGGCGACACCGACGGTCGCCCGCTCCGTGACCGATGATCCGTCGGGCGGCCCGGCGTCGGCCGTCGCCGGTGACGTCCCGCAGGACTCCACGGACGTACGACGTGGCCTGCCGACCCTGCCGCCCACCGAAGAGCAACTCGCGGCCGTGGCGGCGCTGCTGAGGTCCGCCCCGGGAGGCGTATCGCCGAAAGTCACCTGGAACACCACCTACGGGACGCCTCGGACCGTGCGAGCGCCCGGCGGACATCTCACCGCTCCGCAGGCCGGCGAACCGCTCGCGATCGCGAGGGAGTGGCTGCAGGTGCACCGCGCGGCGTTCGGCCTGTCGGCCGCGGACATCGAGGCGCTTGCGGTACGGCGTGACCACGAATTGCCGGGCATCGGAGCCCGGGTGGTGAGCTTCACGCAGATGTTCGACGGCGTCGAGGCCGTGCACGGTGGCGTGATGACGGTGACCGTGGCCGAGGACGGCCGGGTGCTGTCCTACGCCGGTGACCCGGTACGCAGCGGCGGCCTCCTCGCCGGGTTCGACAAGTCCCCGGCCGACGCACTCGCCGCTGCCGTGTCGTCGCTGTCTCCTTCGTCCGACTTCGTGCCGCTGCCGACAGGTGGCACCCAGGCCGGCTACCAGGTGTTCGCGGCCGGGCCGTTCGCACAGGTGCAACGGGTCCGCAAGGTCGCGTTCCCGACGGCCGGCGGTGCCCGACCAGCATACAGCGTGCTGTTCGTCAAGAGCCTCGACGAGGCGTGGGGCGTGGTCGTCGACGCGGCGACCGGGAAGACGCTGGCCAGGCACTCCCTGGTGCACCACGAAGGCTCTCTGGAGCCCGAAGGCACGGTCTACGAGAACTTCCCGGGCGCTCCGCAGGGCGGCGGGCCGGTCATCAAGAGCTTCGGCCCGAACGCGTCGTCACCGAGCGGCTGGGTCGACCCGAGCGGCGCCGCGGGGCTGCCCGGCCCCACCACGCTCGGCAACAACGCCAACACCTTCGCGCAGTACACGGCACCATTGGCGCCGACCGACGAGCACAATCGGCCACTCAGTCCGACAGCGCAGTTCAACTACGCGTATGCCGCCAACTGGGCGCGGACCATGGGCCAGACGCTGCCGCCGTCGTACGTGCTGGACCGCGACCCGGCGGTGACCAACCTCTTCTACCACCACAACCGGATCCACGACGAGTACTACCAGTTCGGTTTCACCGAGACCGCGGGCAACTTCCAGGTCAACAACTTCGGCAAGGGCGGCCAGGGCGGCGACCCGATCAGCGGTCTCGCACACTCGGGCGCCGCGACCGGTGGCGCGCCGACCTACCTCGGCCGGGACAACGCCAACATGCTGACTCTGCCCGACGGCATCCCGTCGTTCTCCAGCATGTACCTGTGGGAGCCGATCAACGACGCGTTCGAGGGCCCGTACGCCGACGGCAACTTCGACCAGACCGTCATCCAGCACGAGTACAGCCACGGCCTGTCCAACCGGTACGTCGGCGGCGGCGGACTCGGCTCGCTCGGCGGTGAGCAGTCCGGTGCGATGGGCGAGGGCTGGGGCGACTGGTACGCCATCAACCACCTGGGCCGCGAGGGCCTCTACGACAAGGCCGTGGTCGGCGAATACGCCGTGGGGAACGCCGAGCGGGGCATCCGCAACTGGGCGTACGACAAGAACCCACTGACATACGGCGACTACGGCTACGACATCACGGGTCCCGAGGTCCACGCGGACGGCGAAATCTGGACCGCCATGCTGTGGGACCTGCGCAGCGCCCTGGTCGACCGGTACGGCACCAAGGCGGGCAGCGACATCGCCGAACACCTGGTGACCGACGCCATGCCGCTGTCCCCGCCCTCTCCGTCGTTCCTCGACATGCGCGACGCCATCCTCGACGCGGACACCCTTCGCTTCCACGGCGACAACACCGACACCATCTGGACCGCCTTCGCCCGCCGCGGCGCGGGCCGTTCGGCGGCGACCGCAGGTCCCGACGACACCGACCCGAAGCCGGGCTTCGACCATGCGGCCCCGTCGCGCAACGGGATGCTCGCCGTCAAGCTGGTGAACGCCTCCACCGGCGAGCCCGTCGAGGATGCCCGGGTGATCATCGGTGAGTTCGAGGCCCGGGTGACACCGCTCGGCACGTCCGGATCCAACGGTGTCGTCTCGGCACCGATGGTCGACGGCGCCTACACGATGACCGTGCAGGCGCGCGGCTTCGGCATCCAGAAGTTCCGGGGCTTGTCGGTGCAGTCGGGAAAGACGACCGCGCGCACCCTCAAGCTGGCGCCGAACCTCGCCTCGAAGCACAACGGCGCGACCGTCGTGAAGACGTCCAGCCAGGACGACGGCCTTCCCGCGAGCTTGCTGATCGACGACACCGAGGCGACCGCGTGGAAGACCAAGGACGCCGGCAAGCCGTACAACGCGGGCGCGCACCAGGTGGCCGAGGTGAAGCTGGCCGAGGAGGCGCAGGTCTCCCGCATCGCGGTCAGCACGCTCAAGCCGACCACGGCCGGACGGTTCAACGTCACCAAGGACTTCACGGTCCAGACCTCGACCGACGGTGTGCTGTGGAAGACGGTCAAGGCGGGCACGTTCGCCGCCCAGGCCCCGCGGCCCGCGGCGCCGGACATGCAGATCCAGACCCTGAAGCTGGACACCCCCGTCACCGCGAGCCACGTCCGGGTCTTCGTTGACTCCATCCAGGGCGAGACGAAGACGTACGCCGTGCTGTCCGAACTCCAGGTGTTCGGCAACGCCTCAGGCGTCGAGCCGCTGCCGTTCACCCCGGACGAGCCGGTCAGCGAGTCGGGGACGATCCAGGCCGGTGAGCCGCAGGGACTGTGGTACCTCCCCGGCACCGAGCCGTACCGTCCCGGCGTGACCGTGGCCTCGTGGCAGGCGGCCTGCGGCACACCCCCGGCCGCTCAGGGCGCCGACGCGTGGATCACGAAGCTGCCGACCGGCTGGGGGGACGGTCTGCACGTGGCGTCGTACGCCGAGCCGGAAAGCCAACTCGGCGAGATGCAGATGTTCTTCTACGACTCGGCGTGCAAGCCGATCGCCGGCGACTTCGCGACGCCGGGCCAGAAGGTCGTGATCTCACCCGGCGCGGCATACGTCGGGCTGCTCTACCTGTACGGCGCCGACTACCAGTTCACCCTCACAGCGCGGCAGGCCGGCTGA